From the genome of Winogradskyella forsetii, one region includes:
- a CDS encoding tetratricopeptide repeat protein, whose amino-acid sequence MATYKKRGYKPKTKKEKEEIVEDDSTTAEVFNTLDEGASRTEEWAVKNQKYIIGIVGAVALVVLGYLGYNKVVAEPKAKDAMNEMYTAKSYFDEAVNGASADSLYRMALDGGEGKYGMLDIINEYGGTPAANQANYYAGMAYLNLKDYQNAITYLQNFSSDDKMLNPIAKGGIGDAFVQLEQPEEALGYYEKAFKANVNDFTTPLYLMKAARVAIDLGQNQKALDYLTRINSEFSSSNEAKDADVLIGKVEASL is encoded by the coding sequence ATGGCAACATATAAGAAAAGAGGCTACAAACCAAAAACCAAAAAAGAGAAGGAAGAAATTGTTGAAGACGATTCAACAACAGCTGAGGTATTTAATACCTTGGACGAAGGCGCTTCCAGAACTGAGGAATGGGCGGTTAAAAACCAAAAATACATTATAGGTATCGTTGGAGCAGTAGCTTTAGTGGTTTTAGGATATTTAGGTTACAATAAAGTAGTCGCTGAGCCTAAGGCAAAAGACGCTATGAATGAAATGTACACGGCTAAATCCTATTTTGACGAAGCGGTTAATGGTGCCTCAGCAGATTCACTTTACAGAATGGCTTTAGATGGTGGTGAAGGTAAGTATGGTATGTTAGATATCATTAATGAATATGGTGGAACACCAGCAGCGAATCAAGCGAACTATTATGCTGGTATGGCGTATTTGAATCTTAAGGATTATCAGAATGCCATTACGTATTTACAAAATTTTTCTAGCGATGATAAGATGTTAAACCCAATCGCTAAAGGTGGTATCGGTGATGCATTTGTCCAATTAGAGCAACCAGAAGAAGCTTTGGGATATTACGAAAAAGCATTTAAGGCGAACGTCAACGATTTTACAACGCCTTTATATTTAATGAAAGCGGCTAGAGTTGCTATCGATTTAGGTCAAAATCAAAAAGCTCTTGATTATTTAACACGAATTAATTCTGAATTCTCTTCATCAAATGAGGCGAAAGATGCGGATGTATTAATAGGAAAAGTAGAAGCAAGCTTATAG
- the ribH gene encoding 6,7-dimethyl-8-ribityllumazine synthase, producing MATANHNLSNYDKATIPNAKDFRFGIVVSEWNDKITEGLWQGAFDALIDCGAIKQNIIRWNVPGTFELTYGAARMGKSIYADSGMLDVIIVIGCVIQGETKHFDFVCEGVTQGIKDLNLKGDIPVIFCVLTDNNMQQSIDRSGGKHGNKGTEAAIAAIKMAALRKETM from the coding sequence ATGGCAACTGCAAATCATAATTTATCGAACTACGATAAAGCTACAATCCCAAACGCGAAAGATTTTCGGTTTGGGATTGTTGTTTCTGAATGGAATGATAAAATTACCGAAGGCTTATGGCAAGGTGCTTTTGATGCCCTAATTGATTGTGGAGCAATTAAACAAAACATTATACGTTGGAATGTGCCAGGCACTTTTGAGCTCACTTATGGCGCAGCCCGAATGGGTAAAAGTATTTATGCAGATTCTGGTATGTTGGATGTCATCATAGTAATAGGTTGCGTAATTCAAGGGGAAACCAAACATTTCGATTTTGTATGTGAAGGTGTCACCCAAGGCATAAAAGATCTGAATCTTAAAGGTGATATTCCTGTGATATTTTGTGTGCTTACCGATAACAATATGCAGCAATCCATTGACCGTTCTGGTGGTAAACATGGGAACAAAGGTACGGAAGCGGCAATTGCGGCGATTAAGATGGCGGCTTTGCGTAAGGAAACTATGTAA
- a CDS encoding riboflavin synthase subunit beta, whose protein sequence is MGLMKLKKNRKYNYKPRFYKGDGSPFELKHKFDDQRTTVNPAKGIKGKLNAAIDDYNHNPDTNVNRRVLIIIAILVFLFLFIIGFDLSIFLPKS, encoded by the coding sequence ATGGGATTAATGAAATTGAAGAAGAATCGAAAGTATAATTATAAACCTCGTTTTTACAAAGGTGATGGAAGCCCTTTTGAGCTAAAACATAAATTCGATGACCAAAGAACAACAGTGAATCCTGCAAAAGGAATTAAAGGTAAATTAAACGCGGCAATAGATGATTATAATCACAATCCTGATACAAATGTTAACAGGCGTGTTCTTATTATCATCGCAATTTTAGTGTTTTTATTTTTGTTCATTATTGGTTTTGACCTTTCTATTTTTCTCCCAAAAAGCTAA
- the mutL gene encoding DNA mismatch repair endonuclease MutL, translated as MSDIIQLLPDHVANQIAAGEVVQRPASVVKELLENAIDANATEIKLIIKDAGKTLVQVIDDGKGMSVTDARLSFERHATSKIRAAEDLFQLNTKGFRGEALASIAAIAHVELKTKQDDDDLGTAIVIEGSEVKSQEVSVTPTGTSVAVKHLFFNIPARRNFLKSDTVELRHITDEFHRVALAHPNIAFAFYHNGSDLFNVPKENYRQRVVHIFGTKTNEKLVPVEEDTEVLKISGFVGKPNFSKKTKSEQFFFVNQRFIKSPYLNHAIKSAFEGLLKDGYHPSYFLNLTVDPKSIDINIHPTKTEIKFDDEHTLYAILRSAVKHSLGQFNIAPVLDFEHQSNLNTPYNYKDKRASTPAIEVDRNFNPFSNDSSGSQQKTSRNTGFKSAPAASWESLYVGLESKGNTSPSDFSEVTFESDSKNESIFTDSSIETRKTTFQLQQKYIVSTLKSGMLIIDQNRAHQRILYENFLRHITIKEATSQQLLFPLQLHFTPNETKIIDDLKADLEHTGFVFSELNGKGVTITGVPVGVPESEVSIILEQLISDVENDVPDTHFSAADLLAKSMAKSLAIKNGQSLNSTEQEHMVNSLFACKEPNVSPTNRPTFITMAVDDIEKKFM; from the coding sequence ATGTCAGATATTATTCAACTTTTACCAGACCATGTTGCGAATCAAATTGCGGCTGGTGAGGTGGTACAACGTCCAGCTTCGGTAGTTAAGGAACTATTGGAAAATGCCATAGACGCCAATGCCACTGAAATAAAACTCATTATTAAAGATGCTGGTAAAACACTGGTGCAAGTTATAGACGATGGCAAAGGTATGAGCGTTACCGATGCACGACTGAGTTTTGAGCGTCATGCCACTTCAAAGATTAGAGCTGCTGAAGATTTATTTCAACTGAATACCAAAGGATTTAGAGGAGAAGCTTTGGCAAGTATTGCTGCGATTGCGCATGTAGAATTAAAAACCAAACAAGACGATGACGATTTAGGTACTGCCATTGTTATTGAAGGTAGTGAGGTAAAATCCCAAGAGGTTTCCGTCACGCCTACAGGAACTTCGGTGGCCGTAAAGCATTTATTTTTCAACATTCCGGCGAGACGAAATTTCTTAAAGTCAGATACCGTAGAATTACGCCATATCACGGACGAATTCCATCGTGTGGCCTTAGCACATCCTAATATTGCTTTCGCCTTTTATCATAATGGGAGTGATTTGTTTAATGTACCCAAAGAAAATTACAGGCAACGTGTGGTTCATATTTTTGGTACAAAAACGAATGAAAAATTAGTGCCTGTTGAAGAAGACACTGAAGTATTGAAGATTTCAGGGTTTGTAGGCAAACCTAATTTTTCCAAGAAAACAAAATCCGAACAATTCTTTTTTGTGAATCAACGGTTTATAAAGAGTCCTTATTTGAATCATGCCATAAAATCGGCATTTGAAGGGTTGCTGAAAGACGGTTACCATCCCAGTTACTTTTTGAACCTTACGGTGGACCCAAAATCGATTGATATCAATATTCATCCGACAAAAACAGAAATTAAGTTTGATGATGAGCACACACTTTACGCTATTTTACGTTCGGCCGTTAAGCATAGTTTAGGGCAATTTAATATTGCTCCAGTTTTGGATTTTGAACACCAGAGCAATTTAAACACGCCGTATAATTATAAAGATAAACGTGCTTCTACACCAGCGATTGAGGTTGATCGGAATTTTAATCCTTTTTCGAACGATTCAAGTGGCAGTCAACAAAAAACGAGTCGCAATACAGGATTTAAATCTGCACCTGCAGCATCTTGGGAAAGTTTGTATGTAGGTTTAGAGTCTAAAGGCAATACGTCGCCATCTGATTTTAGTGAGGTCACATTTGAAAGTGATTCTAAAAATGAATCTATTTTTACAGATTCGTCTATTGAAACTAGGAAAACAACCTTTCAATTGCAACAAAAGTATATTGTGAGTACATTGAAATCTGGCATGTTGATAATTGACCAAAATAGAGCACACCAGCGGATTTTGTATGAGAATTTTCTGAGGCATATTACGATTAAAGAAGCCACAAGTCAACAATTATTGTTTCCATTGCAATTACATTTTACACCGAATGAAACAAAAATTATTGACGATTTAAAAGCTGACTTAGAACATACGGGTTTTGTGTTTTCAGAATTAAATGGCAAAGGCGTTACCATAACAGGCGTGCCTGTAGGTGTGCCAGAAAGTGAAGTGTCGATTATTTTAGAGCAGTTAATTAGCGATGTAGAAAATGATGTGCCAGACACCCATTTTAGTGCTGCAGATTTATTGGCAAAATCCATGGCTAAGAGCTTGGCCATAAAAAATGGACAATCGTTAAACAGTACAGAACAAGAACACATGGTAAATAGTTTGTTTGCCTGTAAGGAACCTAATGTATCACCAACCAATAGACCTACGTTTATCACCATGGCAGTTGATGATATTGAGAAAAAATTTATGTAG
- a CDS encoding rhomboid family intramembrane serine protease — MRQGITDAVKHLLIINVVVFIGTLAIGNGEAFYQWFALYFPQNPAFQPWQIVTHMFMHGNFMHIAFNMFALWMFGTAVEQIFGWQKFIIFYLLSGLGAAVIQIAFLYFQFNTGLSTLVESGLSQTEIISVLSEGKYNTAWVPLLGDNFDGFVSAFNSTMVGASGAIMGVLVAFGMLFPENKLMLIFLPIPIKAKYFIPAIIALDLFSGLTGQSIFSPSNTAYMAHVGGALTGFLLMYFWKKNEKDKYRWN, encoded by the coding sequence ATGAGACAAGGGATAACAGATGCGGTTAAGCATTTATTGATTATAAATGTGGTAGTGTTTATTGGAACATTAGCTATTGGTAATGGTGAAGCCTTTTATCAGTGGTTTGCGCTTTATTTTCCTCAAAATCCGGCTTTTCAACCATGGCAAATTGTGACACATATGTTTATGCATGGCAACTTTATGCATATTGCATTCAATATGTTTGCTTTATGGATGTTTGGCACGGCTGTAGAGCAGATTTTCGGGTGGCAGAAATTCATCATATTCTATTTGCTTTCAGGTTTAGGTGCTGCGGTTATTCAAATCGCTTTTTTATATTTTCAATTTAATACAGGTTTATCCACGTTGGTTGAGTCTGGTTTATCCCAAACCGAAATTATTAGTGTACTAAGTGAAGGCAAATACAATACGGCTTGGGTACCTCTTTTAGGAGATAATTTTGATGGTTTTGTAAGTGCATTTAACAGTACCATGGTTGGAGCATCTGGCGCCATTATGGGTGTTTTAGTGGCTTTTGGAATGTTGTTTCCTGAGAATAAATTAATGCTGATTTTCTTACCAATACCAATAAAAGCGAAGTACTTTATACCAGCAATTATCGCTTTAGATTTGTTTTCTGGTTTAACAGGTCAATCTATATTTAGTCCAAGTAATACGGCTTATATGGCTCACGTTGGTGGTGCACTTACGGGATTTCTGTTAATGTATTTTTGGAAGAAAAATGAAAAGGATAAATACCGTTGGAATTAA
- a CDS encoding rhomboid family protein, with translation MSTIQDLKYKFNNLDVFGKIIAINVVIFIVGLIFEALLRIDLFTYFELPSDVMDFLFQPWSLITYGFLHNGIFHVIFNMLFLYYLSRVTTNLFRSKMILNIYLLGIICGGLAFLAFNNLMPASFFSGKGILVGASAGVSALLLFVAAYMPNSEIRLFNAFNVKWKHIAMVFVGFDLIRMLSGLNQGGYVAHFGGYLLGYIYATQLTKGTDIGAGFERMMDRIVSWFKPKSNLKTVHKNKTKRTTSRKTKTGSEALSKQKKIDAILDKISKSGYESLTADEKAFLFKVGKD, from the coding sequence ATGAGCACTATTCAAGATTTAAAATATAAGTTCAATAACCTCGATGTTTTCGGTAAGATCATTGCCATTAATGTGGTGATCTTTATCGTTGGTCTCATTTTCGAAGCTCTGTTACGTATCGATTTGTTTACGTATTTTGAGTTGCCTTCTGATGTCATGGATTTTCTGTTTCAACCATGGTCTTTAATTACTTATGGTTTTTTACATAATGGCATTTTTCATGTGATATTTAATATGTTATTCCTTTATTATTTATCACGTGTCACAACCAATTTGTTCCGATCGAAAATGATATTGAATATTTATTTATTAGGGATTATTTGTGGTGGACTGGCTTTTTTGGCCTTTAATAATCTTATGCCTGCATCATTCTTCTCTGGAAAGGGAATTTTAGTAGGTGCTTCTGCAGGTGTTAGTGCGCTGTTACTTTTCGTAGCCGCTTATATGCCTAATAGTGAAATACGTTTGTTCAATGCATTTAACGTAAAGTGGAAACATATTGCGATGGTTTTTGTGGGTTTTGATTTGATTAGAATGCTATCTGGTCTCAATCAAGGGGGTTATGTCGCTCATTTTGGAGGTTACCTATTGGGTTATATTTATGCTACCCAACTCACAAAGGGCACAGATATAGGAGCAGGTTTTGAGCGGATGATGGATCGTATTGTAAGTTGGTTTAAACCAAAATCGAATCTAAAAACAGTTCACAAAAATAAAACTAAAAGGACAACGTCTCGCAAGACTAAAACAGGGTCAGAAGCGTTAAGTAAGCAGAAAAAGATAGATGCTATTCTCGATAAAATCAGTAAAAGTGGTTATGAAAGTTTAACAGCTGACGAGAAGGCATTTTTATTCAAAGTAGGTAAGGATTAG
- a CDS encoding endonuclease/exonuclease/phosphatase family protein, whose product MILSLVVLLLGWNYINSMYKFSSSTKVNDDGNFTVMSFNIRLFNKYDWLKDKTVKDSILNFIKKEQPDVLCLQEYPRSEQVRLEGYHNFNATYNKGVRGGQAIYSKFPIVNSGSLEFPNTLNNAIFVDIVKQQDTIRVYTLHLQSSGINADVEKLKKETSSHLFKQVGTTFKAQQDQVELFLAHKAKTNYKTIITGDFNNTAYSYIYRKVKGDDFIDTFEEAGNGFGRTYDFKFFPMRIDFILADKDFTVNGFKTFDNLLSDHYPIKTTLKLP is encoded by the coding sequence ATGATTTTATCTTTAGTCGTTTTGTTATTGGGTTGGAACTATATCAATTCCATGTACAAATTTTCATCTTCAACAAAGGTGAACGATGATGGGAATTTTACAGTAATGTCTTTTAATATTAGGCTTTTTAATAAGTATGATTGGCTGAAGGATAAAACCGTAAAAGATAGTATTCTAAACTTCATAAAAAAGGAACAACCAGATGTGTTGTGTCTTCAAGAATATCCTAGAAGCGAGCAGGTAAGATTAGAGGGTTATCATAATTTTAATGCCACTTACAATAAAGGGGTTAGAGGTGGTCAAGCCATTTATTCTAAGTTTCCCATTGTTAATTCTGGTTCATTAGAATTTCCTAATACACTTAATAATGCAATTTTTGTCGATATTGTAAAACAACAAGACACAATTCGGGTTTACACTTTGCATTTACAATCTTCTGGAATAAACGCTGATGTGGAAAAACTTAAAAAAGAAACTTCGAGTCACTTGTTTAAACAAGTTGGAACAACATTTAAAGCACAACAGGACCAAGTCGAATTGTTCTTAGCGCACAAAGCAAAAACTAATTACAAAACAATTATAACAGGCGATTTTAATAATACAGCCTATTCCTATATCTACAGAAAAGTGAAAGGCGATGATTTTATAGACACATTTGAAGAAGCTGGTAACGGCTTTGGAAGAACTTACGATTTTAAATTTTTCCCGATGCGCATCGATTTTATTTTGGCGGACAAAGATTTTACCGTCAATGGTTTTAAAACCTTCGATAATTTACTTTCAGATCATTACCCTATAAAAACCACATTAAAATTACCGTAA
- a CDS encoding DUF6122 family protein: MIQSITHYGIHFGLPLVVALAFYKNYWLKAYGIMILGMLIDLDHLLANPIFDPNRCSINFHPLHSYYAIAVYVLLLIPKKTRLIGLGLVIHIIADIADCGLM, from the coding sequence ATGATTCAATCCATTACCCATTACGGTATTCATTTCGGCTTACCCTTGGTCGTTGCCCTTGCGTTTTACAAAAATTATTGGCTTAAAGCTTATGGCATCATGATTTTAGGCATGTTGATAGATTTAGATCATTTATTGGCTAATCCTATTTTTGATCCTAACCGTTGTAGTATCAATTTCCATCCTCTCCACTCCTATTATGCAATAGCTGTTTATGTATTGTTGTTGATTCCAAAAAAAACACGATTGATTGGTTTGGGGTTAGTTATTCACATCATTGCAGACATTGCCGATTGTGGATTGATGTAA
- a CDS encoding WbqC family protein, which produces MNSLIYPTYFPNIAHFWAMVNADAVHFEVSDNYQKQSYRNRTEIYGANGKMALTVPVSYSQNNRQLYKNVKIANEESWQIQHLKSLQSAYRMSPFFEFYIDDLIPLFENQFEYILDFNLKSFEVLLSALQLHIEPMYTSTFEKEPIGKTDFRNLAKRTVKVSSFEPYTQVFTEKHGFISNLSILDLLFNEGPNTELYLKRQKLKT; this is translated from the coding sequence TTGAACAGTCTCATTTACCCTACATATTTCCCAAACATAGCACACTTTTGGGCTATGGTAAATGCAGATGCCGTTCATTTTGAAGTCTCCGATAATTACCAAAAACAATCATACAGAAACCGAACGGAAATATATGGTGCCAATGGTAAAATGGCATTAACTGTTCCTGTGAGTTATTCCCAGAACAACCGGCAATTGTATAAAAATGTAAAAATTGCCAATGAAGAATCATGGCAAATTCAACATTTAAAGTCTTTACAATCGGCTTATCGTATGTCGCCTTTTTTTGAATTCTATATCGATGACCTCATACCTCTTTTTGAGAATCAATTTGAATATATTTTAGATTTCAATTTGAAGTCATTTGAAGTGCTTTTAAGTGCTCTTCAATTGCATATCGAACCAATGTATACTTCAACTTTTGAAAAAGAACCCATAGGAAAAACTGATTTCAGAAACTTAGCCAAGCGTACTGTTAAAGTATCATCTTTTGAACCCTACACACAAGTGTTTACTGAGAAACATGGTTTTATTTCTAATCTTAGTATTTTAGATTTACTATTTAATGAAGGGCCGAATACGGAATTGTATTTGAAAAGGCAGAAATTAAAAACTTGA
- the lepB gene encoding signal peptidase I encodes MSWTQWFYFLLILQIIHGLGTWKLYVKAGRQAWEAFVPVYNAVVLMKITSRPWWWVILMFLPIVNLIMIPAVWVETARAFGKDSKLDALLCIVTLGFYLYYLNYAADVHYIEDRTLKPKTSTGEWITSILFAIVAATIVHTYFFQPFVIPSSSLEKSLLVGDFLIVSKLHYGARTPMTTVAAPMVHDTIPIIGQKSYLFNDNYEKRNSSWMNKLQLPFLRLPGFEDVERNDIVVFNQPADTLLNMNDFNPDRNYYKPIDKKTNLVKRCVGVAGDTLEVRNGYVFVNGKQNKLPPRSHLQFSYDVKFKRQLQPARIFEILKKYDITDGLGYGTSEGSYGIPAATDQAIAQLKLHPEVASVTPVIQPKGKNGNIFPRDPNYSWNVDNFGPLWIPKAGETINLDMDNIAIYKRAISEYEGNNVVTRGNQIFINDEPATSYTFKQDYYWMMGDNRHNSIDSRYWGFVPNDHIFGKPVFIWMSIDGINDGIKNWSFRWDRIFTTVSGGNERTSYLIPFIVLILGITFFNKWRKKKKAKF; translated from the coding sequence ATGAGCTGGACACAGTGGTTTTACTTTTTACTCATTCTACAAATTATACATGGTTTAGGCACGTGGAAATTATACGTTAAAGCTGGAAGACAAGCTTGGGAAGCCTTTGTACCGGTTTATAATGCCGTTGTGTTGATGAAGATTACCTCACGTCCATGGTGGTGGGTGATTTTAATGTTTTTGCCTATCGTAAATTTAATTATGATTCCTGCGGTTTGGGTGGAAACGGCAAGGGCTTTTGGAAAAGACAGTAAATTAGATGCACTGCTATGTATCGTGACGCTAGGCTTCTATTTGTACTATTTGAATTACGCCGCAGATGTCCATTATATTGAAGACAGAACCTTAAAACCAAAAACATCAACAGGCGAATGGATTACCTCCATTCTATTCGCTATTGTCGCGGCAACGATTGTACATACGTATTTCTTTCAACCGTTTGTTATTCCGTCGTCATCCTTAGAAAAATCCTTATTGGTCGGCGATTTTCTCATTGTTAGTAAATTGCATTATGGTGCCAGAACACCTATGACCACAGTTGCAGCACCAATGGTGCATGATACCATTCCTATTATTGGTCAAAAATCATATTTGTTTAACGATAATTATGAAAAACGGAACAGCTCTTGGATGAACAAACTCCAATTGCCGTTTCTTAGATTGCCCGGTTTTGAAGATGTAGAGCGAAATGATATTGTAGTATTCAATCAACCAGCAGACACATTGCTGAATATGAACGATTTTAATCCTGATCGTAATTACTACAAGCCTATTGATAAAAAAACAAACTTAGTTAAGCGGTGTGTCGGAGTTGCTGGAGACACTTTGGAAGTCAGAAATGGTTATGTCTTTGTTAACGGAAAACAAAATAAATTACCTCCAAGATCACATTTGCAGTTTTCTTATGATGTTAAATTTAAGCGTCAACTGCAGCCAGCAAGAATTTTTGAAATTTTAAAAAAATATGATATCACAGATGGCTTAGGTTACGGAACGAGTGAAGGTTCTTATGGAATTCCCGCAGCAACAGACCAAGCTATTGCGCAACTAAAATTGCATCCTGAAGTCGCATCGGTGACTCCAGTAATACAACCTAAAGGCAAAAACGGAAATATTTTCCCAAGGGATCCAAATTACAGCTGGAACGTTGACAACTTTGGCCCTTTATGGATTCCAAAAGCTGGAGAAACTATCAATTTGGATATGGATAACATTGCTATTTACAAACGCGCCATTTCAGAATACGAAGGGAACAACGTAGTGACTAGAGGTAACCAAATTTTCATAAACGACGAGCCAGCAACTTCTTATACCTTTAAACAAGATTATTATTGGATGATGGGCGATAACAGACACAATTCTATTGACAGTAGATATTGGGGATTCGTTCCGAACGATCATATTTTTGGTAAACCTGTTTTTATTTGGATGAGTATTGACGGCATTAACGACGGTATTAAAAACTGGAGTTTCCGTTGGGACAGAATATTTACGACTGTAAGTGGTGGCAATGAACGTACGTCTTACCTGATTCCTTTCATTGTTCTTATTTTAGGAATTACCTTTTTCAATAAGTGGAGAAAGAAGAAGAAAGCTAAATTTTGA
- the dapB gene encoding 4-hydroxy-tetrahydrodipicolinate reductase → MKIALLGYGRMGKSIEEIALNRNHSITLKVEDASSDYDFKNADVAIDFSIPSAAVFNIKKALDAGVPVISGTTGWLEQYDDVIAYCKEKNGTFLYASNFSLGVNLFFELNKKLSTLLSGFPDYSTEIEEIHHTQKLDAPSGTAITLAEQIIEQTNYTNWTLDQPKSNEIHIEAKRIENVPGTHEITYNSEIDAISIKHTAHSRQGFAMGAVIAAEWIKDKKGIFSMKDVLNIG, encoded by the coding sequence ATGAAAATAGCTTTACTCGGTTATGGCAGAATGGGAAAAAGTATTGAGGAGATTGCATTAAATCGCAACCACAGCATTACCTTAAAAGTTGAAGATGCCTCTTCCGATTACGATTTTAAAAATGCTGATGTGGCTATAGATTTCAGCATACCCTCTGCGGCAGTTTTTAATATTAAAAAGGCTTTAGATGCTGGAGTTCCTGTCATTTCAGGCACCACTGGATGGTTAGAGCAATATGATGACGTGATAGCGTATTGCAAAGAAAAAAACGGGACATTTTTGTACGCGTCAAATTTTAGTTTGGGAGTGAATCTTTTTTTTGAACTCAATAAAAAACTTTCGACTTTACTATCTGGCTTTCCTGACTATTCGACTGAAATTGAAGAAATCCATCACACGCAAAAATTGGATGCACCAAGCGGTACGGCAATTACTTTGGCCGAACAAATTATTGAGCAAACCAATTACACCAACTGGACTTTAGATCAACCAAAATCCAATGAAATCCATATTGAAGCCAAGCGCATCGAGAATGTTCCAGGCACGCATGAAATTACCTATAATTCTGAAATAGATGCCATAAGCATCAAACATACAGCGCACAGCCGACAAGGTTTTGCGATGGGAGCTGTAATTGCTGCTGAATGGATTAAGGACAAAAAAGGCATCTTTAGTATGAAAGATGTGTTAAACATTGGTTAA
- a CDS encoding DUF5683 domain-containing protein — translation MTNKAFFCLFLCLFSVLFSFSQIEKDSTSVSIEESPIIANESLIKKEIDPLRPAKAAFYSAIFPGLGQAYNKRYWKIPIVWGAIGAGVYFYVRNDRQYDRYREAYKSRLAGFKDDEFYGSGGTPLISNDGLIRAQEQFRKNKELSLLITFGLYALNIIDANVDAHLLQFNVDENLSLSPHYQYNEMENTSDLGLTLNFKF, via the coding sequence ATAACAAATAAAGCGTTCTTCTGTCTTTTTCTGTGCTTGTTTTCAGTCCTTTTTTCATTTTCCCAGATAGAAAAAGATAGTACGAGTGTTTCTATTGAGGAAAGTCCGATCATCGCCAATGAAAGCTTGATTAAAAAGGAGATTGATCCCTTACGACCTGCAAAAGCAGCATTTTATTCTGCCATATTTCCTGGTTTAGGTCAGGCCTATAATAAAAGGTATTGGAAAATTCCTATTGTTTGGGGAGCGATTGGTGCAGGCGTTTACTTCTACGTGCGAAACGACAGACAATATGACCGTTATAGAGAGGCCTATAAAAGTCGTTTGGCGGGTTTTAAAGATGATGAATTTTATGGCTCTGGAGGAACACCATTAATTTCAAATGATGGCCTTATTAGAGCGCAAGAACAGTTTAGAAAAAATAAGGAATTATCGCTCTTAATAACTTTTGGTCTTTATGCCCTAAATATCATTGACGCTAATGTCGATGCCCATTTATTACAATTCAACGTCGATGAGAACTTAAGCTTAAGTCCACATTATCAATATAATGAAATGGAGAATACTTCGGATTTGGGATTAACACTCAATTTTAAATTTTAG